In the Pelomicrobium methylotrophicum genome, CCGTGGGCGTGACCATGGCGAGATCCACCTTGAGCTGATGGGCCAGGGCTCGCACCGCGGGCGTTGCCTTGATGCCGCCCGGGACCCGGGCCGCCACAGGAAGGGAGGCTTCCTCCATCGCCGTAGGCTCCGTCGGCATGTGGCCCACCACGGTGCCTGCGTCTTCCTCGGCGCCTTCGCCCTCGAACGCCACCAGCGGCGCACCGACGTGGACCACTTCCCCGGGTTCGCCGAACAGCTTGGCGATGCGTCCCGAGTAGGGGGCGGGAATGTCGACGATGGCCTTGGCGGTCTCCATGGACACCAGGGGCTGGTCGGCCCTCACCTCGTCGCCCACCTTCACGTGCCACTGGGCGATTTCCGCTTCGTGCAAGCCTTCGCCCAGGTCGGGGAGCTTGAAGAGCTTCATCGGCGGCTCCTGCAAATCACCTCTTTGGGGTTACGCGAACTCCAGCGTCTTGCGCACCGCAGCCACGATCCGCTCGACGCTGGGCATGTACTGGGATTCGAGGCGTGCGAGCGGCACCACCACGTCGTAGCCCGTGACCCGCTGCACGGGAGCGAGCAACGACAGCAGGCCCTGCTCGGCCAGGTTGGCGGCGATCTCCGCGCCGAATCCGCCGGTGCGCGCCGCTTCGTGGACGATGACGCAGCGACCCGTCTTGGCCACCGACGTCAGGATACTGTTCATGTCGAGCGGCTTGAGGGTCGCCACGTCAATCACCTCGCATGAAATGCCTTCTTGCGCCAGCGTGTCGGCGGCCGCCAGGGTCTCGTGCAGCGTGGCGCCCCAGGAGACCAGGGTGACGTCGGTGCCCTCACGCAAGGTGAAGCACACGTCCAAAGGCAGGGCTTCGCCGTCGTCCGCCACTTCCTGGCGGAACAGGCGGTAGAGCCGGGTCGGCTCGAGAAAGATCACCGGATCGGGGTCCCGGATGGCCGCCAGCAGGAGGCCGTAGGCCCGTCGGGGGGACGAGGGGATCACCACTCGCAGCCCGGGCACGTGGGCAAAGAAGGCTTCCACGCTCTCCGAGTGGTGTTCCGGGGCGTGGATGCCGGCGCCGCAAGGGGAGCGCAGCACCATGGGACAGGTGAGACGCCCGCGAGTGCGATGCCGCATGCGGCTGGCATGGTTGATGATAGAGTCGAGCGCGGGATAGATGAAGCCGGTGAACTGGATTTCGGCCACAGGCTTCAACCCTTGGACCGCCATGCCCACCGAAATTCCCGCGATGGCGGCCTCCGCGAGCGGCGTGTCCAGTACCCGCCCGGGGCCGAAGCGCTGCAAGAGCCCGACCGTGGCGCGGAACACGCCGCCGTTCACGCCCACGTCCTCCCCCAGCACGATCACGGCGGGATCATGGGCCATTTCCCAGGCGAGCGCCATGTTGATGGCTTCCACCATCGTCACTTCAGCCATGGTCTTCCTCCTGCCCTGCGGCGGCTCGCGGCGCAAAGGCAACGGCGGCGGCCCGCTGCTCTTGCAGGCCGGGCGGCAGCGTCGCATACAGGTGGTCGAACATCTGCTCCGGCCCCGGCAACTTGATGGCAAGAAACTCCTCGACCGCCGCCTGGACGCGGGAGGCACATTCCTTCTCCAGCGCCTCTTCCTTCTCCCGGTCCCAGGCGCCGCAGCGGACGAGATAGGTGCGAAGCCGCGACACAGGCTCCTGAGCCCACTGGGCCTTCACGGTCTCGGCGTCCCGATAACGGGAGGCGTCGTCTGCGGTGGTGTGGTCGCCCAGCCGGTAGGTGAGTGCCTCGATCAGGGTGGGGCCACCGCCGGCGCGGGCCTTGGCGAGGGCCTGCTCCACGGCGTGGCGCACCGCGATCACGTCATTGCCGTCCACCTGCTCGCCCGGGATGCCGGCGGCGATGGCCTTCTGGGCCAGCGTTTGGGCGGCGGTCTGGCGGAGACGAGGCATGGAGATGGCCCACTGGTTGTTATTGATCACGAACACGGCGGGCAAGCGCCAGGCGCCGGCGATATTGATCGCTTCGTAAAAATCGCCCTTGGAGGTGGCTCCATCGCCGAACACCGCAACGGCGACGCGGGGCTCGCGCCGCAGCTGGAAGGCATAGGCCACACCCGCCGCGTGGCACACTTGGGTGGCGATGGGGACGCAAATGGGGAAATCGTGGCGCGGGCCGGAGAAATCCATCCCGCGCTCGTCGCCGCTCCAATAGAGGAAGAGCTCCGTCATGGTGACCCCCCGCCAGAACTGGGCGCCGTACTCCCGGTAGGCCGGCAGCAACACGTCCTCGTCGCGCATGGCGCTTCCGACGCCCACGCTCACCGCTTCCTGGCCGAGGGAGGAGGCGAACGTGCCGAGGCGCCCCGTGCGCTGCAGCGCAATGGCCTTGGCGTCGAAGGTGCGCGTGAGCACCATCATCCGGTACAAGGGGATCAGGTTCTGCGGATCGGCGGCGAAGGGCGGCAACGGCTGCGTGACATGACCTGCCGGGTCCAGGAAGCGCCGAAACTCGATCTGAAACGTGGCGACGACACTCAAGCTTCACCTCCGCGCGACACGGGAATCGTAGGGCTGGATCGCCAGCTTTGCGAGACGCCTTTTTAGTGAGACACCTTTTCGGTCGGCTCGCTGGCACGGCAGGGGAGAGAACGGCGCCGGCGGGGCTAACCCGTCGGTTGGACTGCAGCAGAGGGCAGCGACGCCAGCGGTATTTTGCATTGAGGCCAATCCTACCATAGGCTTCTTCAGCTTCCGGACCAGGGGCCTGCGCCCAGGCGGGCGCATCGGTCAGGGCGAGGGAGCAGGAAAGTCAAACGATGGGGAAAGAGCTGTTTCTGTCCCGTGATCGATGAGCGTGATCGCGGCGGATCAGAGCGGGTCGCAATGTCCAGCTGCGGCTCCCGAGTTCGCCCGGCGCACGCCGGCTCGTCTTCGAGAGGACGGAAGGGAGCGCAGAGCCGCTGAAAGGGGAGCGCCCCTCCCAAAGGCGGCGGCCTCGTGGATCTCGTTGCTCCGTCTTGAGGCGGTGACCTCGCGTCCCGACCCGTACCGACGACCGGCGGGCAGCCCAGGCGCCGGGGAGTTGCTACGTGCCCACCCCTTGGCGTTCCACCGGCAACCGCTGCTCGTTCGAGGCGAGCATGCCACCCTGGTGGTTGGAGACGCGCTCGAACCCGCGGCTGGCAGGGATGACGGCGACCGCCGTACTGCGTACGCCGGGCGCGGCCGATGGCGACGCTGTGCCGGCTCACCAGGGAGGTCTTGCCCTTGCTGTGATCGAGCTCCAGAAACAGCGTCGCTTTTTTTATAGAACGGCGCGGGAATACCCATCCCCTTAAGGGGATGGGATGAGAGCGCCGCCCAGAAGGCGGCTATTTTCCCTGGCACTCCGTAATGTATCGCCGAATCACCTCTGCCGATACTGCGCCCGCCGTTCCCACATAGTAAGCCTGTGTCCAAAGCTGTTCCCGGCCGCAAAGATGCTCAATCTTCGGGAAGCGTTCCCGCAGCTTGCGTGAGGTGTAGCCCTTGAGCAGGCCCACAATCGTCGCTGGAGACCATCGGGGCGGAGCCGACACGAAACAGTGCACATGGTCGATATCCGTCTCCAGAGCGAGTAACCGAAAGCCGTGCTGGTCACAGCATTCGGCGATGAGCGACTTGCAGGCGGTCTCCACCTCTCCGACCAGAATCTTGCGCCGGTACTTCGGTATCCACACAAAGTGATAGGCGATTTGATAGGGTGTCCAGCGGGTTTTCCCCGTTTTCAGGGTATCGTTCATGCGGCTAGAATAGCAGCTATGGAGCGCGTGCGCATCGTCTCCCTCAAAGGCCTTTCCAGGCGCCAAGAATCCATCGTCCGCGAAGGGCAGAGGGAAGCGGCTCGGGTGTGGAATAGCTGTCGGGACCTGCACCTCAAGGCGCGTCATGAACATGCACCTTGGCCGGGGCGCAATGAATACCACTCGGCCACCCGGGGCGGGCGGTTCGCCCTGCACTCGCAGACCATCCAGCAGGTCTTTCGGGCCTTCGATGCCGCCGTAGACGCCGCACGGGAAAACCGCCGTAACGGCCGCAAGGGAATACGCTACCCCTACAAGGACAAGCGCTTCTTCCCCCTGATGTGGCCGGCCCAGGCGATGCACCTGGAAGCAAAGCGGATTGTGCTGCCCATGGGGCGGGGGCGCCCATCGCTGGTATTTCCCCGTCCTGAATGGTTGACCGGGAAAGCCGCTTGCAAGGTGGTTTGGAACGGTGTCCATTACGAACTCCACATGAGTGTGGAAGAGATGGATTCGACTGTCCGTCCTCTCTCGGCCACGGAAAAGCACGCGACTGTTGACCTGGGCCAGATTCATCAGGCCGCGGTGGTGACCAATACCGGCGAGGCGCTGGTCGTCTCCGGACGGGGACTACGCTCCCTCAAGCGCCTGCACAGCAAGCAGCTCGGCGAGATCCAGAAAAA is a window encoding:
- the tnpA gene encoding IS200/IS605 family transposase, whose translation is MKTGKTRWTPYQIAYHFVWIPKYRRKILVGEVETACKSLIAECCDQHGFRLLALETDIDHVHCFVSAPPRWSPATIVGLLKGYTSRKLRERFPKIEHLCGREQLWTQAYYVGTAGAVSAEVIRRYITECQGK
- a CDS encoding alpha-ketoacid dehydrogenase subunit beta; this encodes MAEVTMVEAINMALAWEMAHDPAVIVLGEDVGVNGGVFRATVGLLQRFGPGRVLDTPLAEAAIAGISVGMAVQGLKPVAEIQFTGFIYPALDSIINHASRMRHRTRGRLTCPMVLRSPCGAGIHAPEHHSESVEAFFAHVPGLRVVIPSSPRRAYGLLLAAIRDPDPVIFLEPTRLYRLFRQEVADDGEALPLDVCFTLREGTDVTLVSWGATLHETLAAADTLAQEGISCEVIDVATLKPLDMNSILTSVAKTGRCVIVHEAARTGGFGAEIAANLAEQGLLSLLAPVQRVTGYDVVVPLARLESQYMPSVERIVAAVRKTLEFA
- the pdhA gene encoding pyruvate dehydrogenase (acetyl-transferring) E1 component subunit alpha, whose protein sequence is MSVVATFQIEFRRFLDPAGHVTQPLPPFAADPQNLIPLYRMMVLTRTFDAKAIALQRTGRLGTFASSLGQEAVSVGVGSAMRDEDVLLPAYREYGAQFWRGVTMTELFLYWSGDERGMDFSGPRHDFPICVPIATQVCHAAGVAYAFQLRREPRVAVAVFGDGATSKGDFYEAINIAGAWRLPAVFVINNNQWAISMPRLRQTAAQTLAQKAIAAGIPGEQVDGNDVIAVRHAVEQALAKARAGGGPTLIEALTYRLGDHTTADDASRYRDAETVKAQWAQEPVSRLRTYLVRCGAWDREKEEALEKECASRVQAAVEEFLAIKLPGPEQMFDHLYATLPPGLQEQRAAAVAFAPRAAAGQEEDHG